From a region of the Nocardioides ginsengisegetis genome:
- a CDS encoding PIG-L deacetylase family protein, producing MEPEPLEPLPEDWARALCIVAHPDDMEFGAAAAVARWTGQGKDVTYCMVTSGEAGIDGMEPDECRRVREAEQVASAAEVGVPVVEFLGLADGVLEYGVPLRAAIAHVVRRHRPDVVITGNFRDTWGGNNLNQADHIAVGRAVVDAVRDAGNRWVFHDQLTDGLEPWGGVKAVWAFGSPLAGHAVDTTETFEAGVRSLEAHRAYIDGLGWEDFDAREFLEGFGRQTGQRLGVALAAAFEVFPMGWGE from the coding sequence ATGGAACCCGAACCGCTCGAGCCGCTCCCCGAGGACTGGGCGCGGGCACTGTGCATCGTCGCGCACCCCGACGACATGGAGTTCGGCGCGGCCGCCGCTGTCGCGCGCTGGACCGGGCAGGGCAAGGACGTCACCTACTGCATGGTGACCAGCGGCGAGGCCGGCATCGACGGCATGGAGCCCGACGAGTGCCGGCGGGTCCGCGAGGCCGAGCAGGTCGCGTCGGCCGCCGAGGTCGGCGTCCCCGTCGTGGAGTTCCTGGGGCTCGCCGACGGCGTCCTGGAGTACGGCGTGCCGCTGCGGGCCGCGATCGCCCACGTCGTACGCCGGCACCGGCCCGACGTCGTCATCACCGGCAACTTCCGCGACACATGGGGCGGCAACAACCTCAACCAGGCCGACCACATCGCCGTGGGCCGGGCTGTCGTCGATGCGGTGCGGGACGCCGGCAACCGCTGGGTCTTCCACGACCAGCTCACCGACGGGCTCGAGCCGTGGGGCGGAGTGAAGGCGGTCTGGGCCTTCGGGTCTCCGCTGGCCGGGCACGCCGTGGACACGACCGAGACGTTCGAGGCGGGCGTCCGCTCGCTCGAGGCCCACCGCGCCTACATCGACGGCCTCGGGTGGGAGGACTTCGACGCCCGCGAGTTCCTCGAGGGGTTCGGCCGGCAGACCGGTCAGCGGCTCGGCGTCGCCCTGGCCGCGGCGTTCGAGGTGTTCCCGATGGGCTGGGGCGAGTAG
- a CDS encoding phosphotransferase → MSRYADPGLRHPSESERWQGAAFRAELSAWVTEVVGPPTSVEPTKIRPWASVWRVETPTGVHFAKQNCPTQAFEAAVLEELAALAPHHVVPVTAVDRARGLLMTPDQGPVLAETAGEDIDTWCRVVAAGAALQREVAPHADRLAAAGLTVLAPADTTAYVEHALDRFAAIPDGDPRGMSPADRDAVRAHLPVLAGWAEQVGALGLPLTLVHNDLHGNNVFDRDGELRFFDFADALLMEPLAALFIPLNMLAHGLEAGPGDPRLHRVADAALEVWSDLAPAAELRAALPAALQLARLARAESWSRCLPPMNAAELADWGDAAAWWLGSVVLDPILGEPAE, encoded by the coding sequence ATGAGCCGGTATGCCGATCCCGGGCTCCGCCACCCCTCCGAGAGCGAGCGCTGGCAGGGCGCGGCGTTCCGCGCCGAGCTCAGCGCCTGGGTCACCGAGGTGGTCGGGCCGCCGACCTCGGTGGAGCCGACCAAGATCCGGCCCTGGGCGTCGGTGTGGCGCGTCGAGACGCCCACGGGTGTGCACTTCGCCAAGCAGAACTGCCCCACCCAGGCCTTCGAGGCGGCCGTCCTCGAGGAGCTGGCCGCGCTGGCGCCGCACCACGTCGTGCCGGTCACGGCGGTCGACCGCGCCCGTGGGCTGCTGATGACACCCGACCAGGGCCCGGTGCTGGCCGAGACCGCCGGCGAGGACATCGACACCTGGTGCCGGGTGGTCGCGGCCGGTGCCGCCCTGCAGCGCGAGGTCGCCCCGCACGCCGACCGGCTCGCCGCGGCCGGGCTGACGGTCCTCGCACCGGCCGACACCACGGCGTACGTCGAGCACGCCCTGGACCGGTTCGCGGCCATCCCCGACGGCGACCCTCGGGGGATGTCTCCGGCTGACCGCGACGCCGTGCGCGCACACCTGCCGGTGCTGGCCGGGTGGGCCGAGCAGGTCGGCGCCCTCGGGCTGCCGCTCACGCTGGTGCACAACGACCTGCACGGCAACAACGTCTTCGACCGCGACGGGGAGCTGCGGTTCTTCGACTTCGCCGACGCGCTGCTGATGGAGCCGCTGGCGGCGCTGTTCATCCCCCTCAACATGCTGGCCCACGGCCTCGAGGCCGGTCCGGGCGACCCGCGCCTCCACCGGGTCGCCGACGCGGCTCTCGAGGTGTGGAGCGACCTGGCGCCGGCCGCCGAGCTCCGCGCCGCCCTGCCGGCCGCCCTCCAGCTGGCGCGGCTGGCTCGCGCGGAGTCCTGGTCCCGCTGCCTGCCGCCGATGAACGCGGCCGAGCTCGCCGACTGGGGCGATGCGGCCGCCTGGTGGCTGGGCTCAGTCGTTCTCGACCCGATCCTGGGCGAGCCCGCCGAGTAG
- a CDS encoding alpha/beta fold hydrolase, with amino-acid sequence MGTVADFVERLRPEFAAYVARLAPDDPDDAALAGRFLAQLREHDRVLLGDDPAAVAASVREALAQHEGYLWDAATLLRPWDFDLADVACPVTLHYGALDTNHPPRNGTWLAERLPGSTLTVDDGVGHLGALLAHWDDLLGGLAQDRVEND; translated from the coding sequence GTGGGCACCGTCGCGGACTTCGTCGAGCGGCTGCGCCCCGAGTTCGCGGCGTACGTCGCCCGCCTGGCCCCCGACGACCCGGACGACGCGGCGTTGGCGGGCCGCTTCCTCGCGCAGCTGCGCGAGCACGACCGCGTGCTGCTCGGCGACGACCCGGCCGCCGTGGCGGCCTCGGTCCGGGAGGCGCTGGCCCAGCACGAGGGCTACCTCTGGGACGCGGCCACCCTGCTGCGGCCGTGGGACTTCGACCTCGCGGACGTGGCCTGCCCCGTCACGCTCCACTACGGCGCCCTCGACACCAACCACCCGCCCCGCAACGGCACCTGGCTGGCCGAGCGGCTGCCCGGCTCGACGCTCACCGTCGACGACGGGGTCGGCCACCTCGGTGCGCTACTCGCGCACTGGGACGACCTACTCGGCGGGCTCGCCCAGGATCGGGTCGAGAACGACTGA